A genomic segment from Nitrospira sp. encodes:
- a CDS encoding Sensory box histidine kinase/response regulator encodes MTQLRPNRTPLALIADDDVILRMFAREALEQAGWAVEEAENGREACVAFQRRPPDVVLLDVMMPEIDGFSTCAALRKLPAGEYTPILIMTGLDDFDSITKAYDVGATDFIVKPLNAILLTNRIRYMVRANQVLQDLRASQAALMQARDAAIEGTRLKSEFLATMSHEIRTPMNGVLGMTDWLLDTDLTAEQRDCAETIRSSGDALLVIINDILDFSKIESGKLSLELLDFELSHFLDRVLALFTERARRKGLTLSSQIAEGVPSTLHGDPARLQQILSNLLANAVKFSDHGTVSVLVDLTQRQPDQRLEFPAVGSGDASAHLDQVVYIRFSVSDHGIGIPRDVFSKLFQPFVQADGSTTRKYGGTGLGLAICKQLAELMGGHIEVESEQGNGSTFRVTIPVQRQSPNVEIDHEAA; translated from the coding sequence ATGACGCAGTTGCGGCCAAACCGGACTCCGCTTGCGCTGATTGCGGATGACGATGTCATTCTCCGCATGTTCGCCCGTGAGGCCTTGGAGCAAGCAGGTTGGGCCGTCGAGGAAGCGGAAAACGGCCGGGAAGCCTGTGTCGCCTTCCAGCGTCGCCCGCCCGACGTGGTGCTTCTCGACGTCATGATGCCCGAGATAGACGGGTTCAGCACTTGTGCGGCATTACGGAAGTTGCCGGCCGGTGAATATACGCCTATTCTCATCATGACCGGGTTGGACGATTTCGACTCCATCACCAAGGCGTACGATGTGGGTGCGACGGATTTTATCGTCAAGCCGCTGAATGCAATTCTGCTGACCAATCGCATTCGCTACATGGTTCGGGCCAACCAGGTGTTGCAGGACCTTCGAGCCAGCCAGGCCGCCTTGATGCAGGCCCGTGATGCGGCGATCGAAGGAACCAGGCTCAAGTCCGAATTCCTGGCCACCATGAGCCATGAAATCCGGACACCGATGAACGGCGTGTTGGGCATGACGGATTGGCTGCTTGACACCGACCTCACCGCCGAGCAGCGAGACTGTGCCGAAACCATCCGTTCTTCGGGTGATGCCTTGCTGGTCATCATCAACGATATTCTTGATTTCTCCAAAATCGAATCCGGCAAATTGTCGCTTGAGCTGTTGGACTTCGAGCTGTCCCACTTCTTGGATCGGGTCCTGGCGTTATTTACGGAACGTGCAAGGCGGAAGGGCCTGACATTGAGCTCGCAGATTGCCGAAGGGGTGCCGTCCACCTTGCACGGAGATCCGGCGAGGCTTCAACAGATCCTGAGCAATTTGCTGGCGAACGCCGTCAAGTTCAGCGATCACGGCACCGTCTCCGTCCTCGTGGATCTCACACAGCGGCAACCGGACCAGCGTCTCGAATTTCCCGCCGTCGGATCCGGCGACGCATCCGCACACCTCGACCAAGTGGTCTATATCCGATTCTCCGTGTCCGATCACGGAATCGGCATTCCCCGCGACGTCTTTTCCAAACTGTTCCAACCCTTCGTACAGGCCGATGGATCCACCACCAGGAAATACGGAGGGACCGGCTTGGGACTTGCCATCTGCAAGCAGTTGGCGGAATTGATGGGAGGGCATATCGAGGTTGAAAGTGAACAGGGGAACGGGTCCACCTTCAGAGTCACGATTCCAGTCCAGCGCCAATCCCCGAACGTGGAAATCGACCACGAAGCAGCTTAG
- a CDS encoding polysaccharide deacetylase: MSVHCLTFDLEEHFQVSRFDSPIRRRHWGSFESRVASNTCRLLEVLARHQTRATFFVLAWVAERHPGLIKQIADCGHEIASHGYGHELVTAQTPELFRADVRKAKRILEDLAGAPVHGYRAPGFTVTRETLWALPILVEEGHTYDSSVVPIRHDHCGLPDADPWLHLRQTSAGPIWEVPPSTVNLGGVRLPIAGGSYFRLLPFPTITRLLKRIERQGRPLVMYFHPWEMDPQQPRMDGPFFSRLLHYLNLGKMEFRLSALLDTFRFAPISEQLDFSPIMPLNPTILPAEIAQDVV; this comes from the coding sequence ATGTCCGTGCATTGCCTGACATTCGACCTCGAAGAACACTTTCAAGTGTCACGGTTCGATTCTCCGATTCGCCGAAGACACTGGGGATCGTTTGAGAGTCGGGTGGCTTCGAATACCTGCCGGTTGCTGGAGGTCCTCGCTCGTCACCAAACCAGGGCCACCTTTTTCGTGTTGGCCTGGGTGGCAGAACGTCATCCCGGACTCATCAAACAAATCGCAGACTGCGGACATGAGATCGCATCCCATGGGTATGGCCATGAGTTGGTCACGGCACAAACACCCGAATTGTTTCGTGCGGACGTCAGAAAGGCGAAACGGATTCTCGAAGACCTCGCGGGCGCTCCGGTTCATGGCTATCGCGCACCGGGATTTACCGTGACGCGCGAGACCCTCTGGGCCCTGCCGATTTTGGTAGAAGAGGGGCATACCTACGACTCCAGTGTGGTCCCGATCCGACATGACCACTGCGGCCTTCCTGACGCCGATCCTTGGCTCCATCTGCGACAAACCTCTGCTGGCCCGATATGGGAAGTTCCTCCCTCCACCGTAAACCTCGGAGGAGTGCGGCTCCCGATCGCCGGAGGCAGCTATTTCCGTCTATTGCCGTTTCCGACCATCACCCGGCTCTTGAAGCGTATCGAACGACAAGGCAGGCCGCTGGTCATGTATTTTCATCCGTGGGAGATGGATCCACAGCAACCACGCATGGATGGACCGTTTTTCTCCCGGCTGCTCCACTATTTGAATCTGGGAAAGATGGAGTTCCGACTCTCAGCCCTGTTGGACACCTTCCGCTTTGCCCCAATCTCGGAGCAGCTCGACTTCTCCCCGATCATGCCGCTCAACCCGACAATCCTCCCAGCCGAAATTGCCCAAGACGTCGTGTGA
- a CDS encoding Peptidyl-prolyl cis-trans isomerase, producing MMAQAQWNRLLGIIVAAGMLAGSATAGVGLAADAGPAGTESVNVKNVRAVIKTKFGDMEIKFLPDVAPKHVENFISLAKSGFYNGTIFHRVIPGFMIQGGDPNTKDSLKKGAYGQGGPGHTVKGEFSDLPHKRGMVSMARAQDPDSAGSQFFVVVEDSRFLDRKYTIFGEVVKGIGVADKIVAVPRVMCQTGAPNPPDKGPCDNPIDRVEMTVTIVE from the coding sequence ATGATGGCACAGGCTCAATGGAACAGGCTGTTGGGAATCATCGTGGCGGCGGGTATGTTGGCGGGAAGCGCCACGGCCGGGGTCGGGCTGGCGGCGGATGCCGGACCGGCGGGTACCGAATCGGTGAACGTGAAGAACGTGCGAGCCGTCATCAAGACCAAGTTCGGAGACATGGAAATCAAGTTTCTTCCGGACGTGGCCCCGAAGCATGTCGAAAATTTCATTTCGCTCGCCAAATCCGGGTTCTACAACGGCACGATTTTCCACCGGGTGATTCCCGGATTCATGATTCAAGGCGGCGACCCGAACACCAAAGATTCCCTGAAGAAAGGCGCCTATGGGCAAGGCGGGCCGGGACATACTGTGAAGGGCGAGTTCAGCGATCTGCCGCACAAGCGCGGCATGGTGTCGATGGCGCGGGCGCAAGATCCCGACAGCGCCGGATCGCAATTTTTCGTTGTCGTCGAAGACTCGCGTTTCCTGGATCGGAAATATACGATCTTCGGCGAAGTGGTCAAGGGGATCGGTGTAGCGGATAAGATCGTCGCCGTGCCGAGGGTCATGTGCCAAACGGGGGCCCCCAACCCTCCCGACAAGGGGCCCTGCGACAATCCGATCGATCGAGTCGAAATGACCGTGACGATCGTGGAGTAG
- a CDS encoding Ribonuclease III, which translates to MTPATSIEAVQRFLGYRFHRSRLLEEALTHKSYSNERRGKDRTQNERLEFLGDAVLSLVISEYLAVEFPDSSEGSLSKLKAQLVSEASLAKAARRMKLGRLLRLGKGEELSKGREKHSLLADALEALIAAVYLDGGLEASRAFTLRVLEEELSATRAHQARPGMDDYKTQLQEVCQKRFETLPHYVIVRESGPDHEKTFEVELTIHGTMRGVGRGHSKKEAEQMAAKEALAQLAV; encoded by the coding sequence ATGACGCCGGCAACGTCAATCGAAGCGGTCCAGCGCTTCTTGGGGTACCGCTTCCATCGGTCTCGTTTGCTGGAAGAGGCCTTGACGCACAAGTCCTATTCCAACGAGCGGCGCGGCAAAGACCGAACGCAGAACGAACGGCTGGAGTTTCTCGGTGATGCCGTGTTGTCGCTCGTCATCAGCGAATACCTTGCCGTCGAATTTCCCGACAGCAGCGAAGGGTCGCTCTCGAAGCTCAAAGCGCAACTCGTCAGCGAGGCCTCGCTCGCCAAAGCCGCCCGGCGTATGAAACTCGGCCGCCTGTTGCGGCTGGGGAAAGGCGAAGAACTCTCCAAGGGACGGGAGAAACATTCGCTGTTGGCGGATGCGCTCGAAGCCTTGATCGCGGCCGTCTATTTGGACGGCGGGCTCGAGGCGAGCCGAGCCTTTACCTTGCGCGTGTTGGAGGAGGAGTTGTCGGCGACGCGCGCACACCAGGCTCGACCGGGGATGGATGATTACAAAACGCAACTGCAGGAAGTCTGCCAGAAACGTTTCGAAACCCTGCCGCATTATGTCATCGTACGAGAATCCGGTCCCGACCATGAAAAAACCTTCGAGGTGGAGCTGACGATTCACGGTACGATGCGAGGTGTCGGACGCGGGCACAGCAAGAAAGAGGCCGAGCAGATGGCGGCTAAGGAAGCGCTGGCGCAGCTGGCGGTGTAA
- a CDS encoding 3-oxoacyl-[acyl-carrier-protein] synthase, KASII, protein MQDRPTRRVVVTGLGLVTPLGTGVEKTWKALCAGESGIGRITRFDPTGYDAQIAGEVKDFDPARFIEKKEIKKMDTFIHYAVGASQLAVDDARLKVVPEEATRVGVYIGSGIGGLGSIEHYHDVLKEKGPGRVSPFFIPMTIINLASGQVAIRLGAKGPNSCAVTACATGNHCIGDAYRLIQRSDADVMIAGGAEAAITPLGVAGFASAKALSFRNDEPTKASRPFDKDRDGFVLGEGAGVVVLEELEHARTRGARIYAEVIGYAMNSDAYHITAPPEEGEGAVRCMEMALKDAAVAKTDIGYINAHGTSTMADAIETKAIKQVFGEQAYRIPVSSTKSMTGHLLGAAGGIEAVFSILALYHGLLPPTINLDHPDPACDLDYVPNKARPTQLNVVLSNSFGFGGVNACLLFRRCDP, encoded by the coding sequence ATGCAGGATCGACCTACCAGACGTGTCGTGGTGACTGGTCTCGGACTGGTGACTCCCCTGGGAACCGGGGTGGAGAAGACGTGGAAGGCTCTTTGCGCCGGAGAATCGGGCATCGGCCGCATCACGCGCTTCGATCCGACCGGCTATGACGCGCAGATTGCCGGAGAGGTCAAGGATTTCGACCCGGCTCGATTCATCGAGAAAAAAGAAATCAAGAAGATGGACACCTTCATCCACTATGCGGTGGGGGCCAGCCAACTTGCGGTGGACGATGCAAGGCTCAAGGTGGTACCGGAAGAAGCCACGAGGGTGGGAGTCTACATCGGCTCCGGCATCGGCGGACTGGGGTCCATTGAGCACTATCACGATGTGCTCAAGGAAAAAGGTCCCGGACGGGTCTCCCCGTTTTTCATTCCCATGACGATCATCAACCTGGCGTCCGGCCAGGTGGCCATTCGTCTCGGCGCCAAGGGACCGAATTCCTGTGCGGTCACGGCCTGCGCGACAGGCAATCACTGCATCGGCGATGCCTACCGGCTCATTCAGCGGAGCGATGCGGACGTGATGATCGCCGGCGGTGCCGAGGCTGCCATCACGCCGTTGGGAGTGGCAGGGTTCGCATCGGCCAAAGCCCTCTCGTTCCGAAACGACGAACCGACGAAAGCCAGCCGTCCGTTCGATAAGGATCGAGATGGGTTTGTGTTGGGTGAAGGGGCCGGCGTGGTGGTACTCGAAGAACTCGAACATGCCCGGACGCGCGGCGCACGGATCTATGCCGAAGTCATCGGGTATGCGATGAACAGCGATGCCTACCATATTACCGCTCCGCCGGAAGAGGGAGAGGGGGCGGTTCGTTGTATGGAAATGGCGTTGAAGGATGCCGCGGTCGCCAAAACGGACATCGGTTATATCAACGCCCACGGCACATCCACCATGGCGGATGCCATCGAGACCAAGGCGATCAAGCAAGTATTCGGTGAGCAGGCCTACCGGATTCCCGTCAGCTCGACGAAATCCATGACTGGGCATCTGTTGGGTGCGGCCGGTGGAATCGAGGCCGTGTTCAGCATTTTGGCGCTGTACCACGGCCTGTTGCCGCCGACGATCAATCTTGATCATCCTGATCCCGCCTGTGACCTCGACTATGTTCCCAACAAGGCACGCCCGACCCAACTCAATGTGGTTCTCTCCAATTCGTTCGGCTTCGGCGGGGTCAATGCCTGTCTGCTCTTTCGCAGGTGTGATCCGTAA
- a CDS encoding Acyl carrier protein has product MGKEVGKTMATVDERVKKIIAEQLGVEEEEVTPEAHFVEDLGADSLDTVELVMALEEEFEIEIPDEDAEKILTVGKALEYIKEKA; this is encoded by the coding sequence ATGGGGAAGGAGGTGGGCAAGACAATGGCAACAGTAGATGAACGGGTGAAGAAAATTATCGCCGAACAACTGGGGGTGGAAGAAGAAGAAGTGACGCCGGAGGCGCATTTCGTCGAAGATTTGGGGGCTGATTCGCTTGATACGGTCGAATTGGTGATGGCCTTGGAAGAAGAATTCGAAATCGAGATCCCCGATGAGGATGCCGAGAAGATTCTCACGGTCGGGAAGGCGCTCGAATATATCAAAGAGAAGGCCTAG
- a CDS encoding 3-oxoacyl-[acyl-carrier protein] reductase has protein sequence MSLQGKVAIVTGGAQGIGRAIAEALAEDGADIVVADLDPGRSQEAVTAIQKIGRNALNVKVNVADFNDTKAMADQVVKEWGKIDILVNNAGITRDGLLLRMKEEDWNLVLQVNLNGTFHCTKAVLQPMTKQRYGRIVNIASIVGAMGNVGQANYAASKAAVIGFTKTVAREYASRAVTVNAVAPGFIDTAMTQGLPAEVKEVLQKQIPLGRLGLPSDIAAAVRFLVSDAASYITGQVLHVNGGMLMV, from the coding sequence ATGTCATTACAGGGAAAAGTCGCGATCGTTACTGGCGGGGCGCAGGGAATCGGACGGGCGATCGCGGAGGCCTTGGCGGAAGATGGGGCGGACATTGTTGTTGCGGACCTCGATCCGGGGCGTTCACAGGAGGCCGTGACGGCGATTCAGAAAATCGGTCGGAATGCGTTGAACGTCAAGGTGAACGTGGCCGATTTCAACGACACCAAGGCCATGGCCGATCAGGTGGTCAAGGAATGGGGGAAGATCGACATTCTGGTCAACAACGCCGGTATCACACGTGACGGCCTGTTGCTCAGAATGAAAGAAGAAGATTGGAATCTGGTGCTGCAGGTCAATTTGAACGGAACCTTCCATTGCACGAAGGCTGTTCTGCAACCGATGACCAAGCAACGTTACGGTCGAATCGTCAACATCGCCTCGATCGTGGGGGCCATGGGTAACGTGGGGCAGGCCAATTATGCCGCGTCGAAGGCGGCGGTGATCGGGTTCACCAAGACGGTGGCGCGTGAATATGCGAGCCGCGCGGTGACGGTGAATGCGGTGGCGCCTGGCTTTATCGACACGGCCATGACGCAGGGCTTGCCGGCTGAGGTGAAAGAAGTTTTGCAAAAACAGATCCCGCTGGGACGGCTGGGCCTTCCGTCCGATATCGCCGCCGCGGTTCGTTTCCTGGTATCGGACGCAGCGTCGTATATCACGGGGCAGGTCTTGCACGTGAATGGCGGTATGCTCATGGTGTAA
- a CDS encoding Malonyl CoA-acyl carrier protein transacylase produces MTASGIGLLFPGQGSQSVGMGRGLYDAFPTVKPIYDEASSILGYDVAQLCFEGPAERLNLTEYTQPALLLSSVAALKVLEPAGLTPVAVAGHSLGEYSAICAAGGLSFRDTVALVQKRGRYMAEAVTPGTGLVAALLGLSADAVKAACQEASSAGVVAAANFNAPGQVVIAGEKGAVERAIEIAKTKGCKKAIPLPVSVPVHTPLMQKAADRLAAEFDGVTWRDLAMPLVNNAEAAALQRSDAIRASLVRQLPSSVRWEESVQMMARLGVTTFIEVGPGTVLTGLMKRILPNAVTLNVHDPKSLDATLTALGGKTVA; encoded by the coding sequence ATGACGGCTTCAGGAATTGGATTGTTGTTCCCCGGACAGGGGTCCCAGTCCGTCGGGATGGGGCGCGGGTTGTATGACGCGTTCCCGACGGTGAAGCCGATCTACGATGAGGCGTCCTCCATCCTCGGATACGATGTCGCGCAGCTCTGTTTCGAAGGTCCGGCGGAACGGCTGAATCTGACGGAATATACCCAGCCGGCCTTATTGCTCAGCAGTGTGGCCGCGCTCAAGGTATTGGAACCGGCGGGACTGACTCCGGTGGCCGTCGCGGGCCATAGCCTCGGCGAATATTCGGCGATTTGTGCGGCAGGCGGGTTGTCGTTTCGCGATACGGTGGCGCTGGTACAGAAGCGAGGCCGGTACATGGCCGAAGCCGTGACCCCCGGGACCGGCTTGGTCGCCGCCTTGTTGGGACTCTCCGCCGATGCCGTCAAGGCGGCCTGTCAGGAAGCCTCCTCCGCCGGTGTGGTCGCTGCCGCGAACTTCAATGCTCCCGGCCAGGTCGTCATCGCCGGAGAGAAAGGCGCCGTCGAACGGGCGATCGAAATCGCCAAGACAAAGGGCTGTAAAAAAGCGATTCCGTTGCCGGTGAGCGTGCCGGTCCACACGCCCCTGATGCAGAAAGCGGCGGACCGGTTGGCGGCGGAATTCGATGGGGTGACTTGGCGGGACTTGGCGATGCCGCTGGTGAACAATGCGGAAGCAGCAGCCCTGCAGCGTTCTGATGCCATACGGGCTTCGCTGGTACGGCAGTTGCCCTCATCGGTGCGGTGGGAAGAGTCGGTGCAGATGATGGCCAGACTGGGTGTGACGACATTCATAGAGGTCGGCCCGGGAACGGTTCTGACTGGGTTGATGAAGCGGATCCTTCCGAATGCCGTCACCCTGAATGTCCATGATCCGAAATCGTTGGATGCCACGCTGACAGCGTTGGGTGGGAAGACCGTGGCGTAA
- a CDS encoding 3-oxoacyl-[acyl-carrier-protein] synthase, KASIII: MIRARITGTGSYAPERVMTNADLEQLVATSDDWIRERTGIRERRIAAEGQACSDLGLIAAERALKAAGLSAGEIDMILLATCTGDMPLPSTACLLQHRLGATRAAACDISAACCGFVYALGLADAYVRTGMRHVLVVGSEVMSAITDWTDRNTCILFGDGAGAVVVSACEGERGVLSTQLHSDGSLCDLIVVPGGGTRIPPSEQMLAERSQYIKMKGNETFKVAVRTLEEVARETLAAHHLSIDDLDLYVPHQANLRIIKAVADRLGLPLDKVMLNMDRYGNTSAASIPIALDEAVREGRVRDGQLVMLGAFGAGLTWASALIRW; this comes from the coding sequence GTGATACGAGCGCGAATCACCGGCACCGGGTCCTATGCGCCGGAACGGGTCATGACCAATGCCGACCTGGAACAGCTCGTGGCGACGTCCGACGACTGGATCAGGGAACGGACGGGTATTCGCGAGCGTCGTATTGCGGCGGAAGGACAGGCCTGCTCAGACCTTGGATTGATTGCGGCGGAGCGGGCCTTGAAGGCGGCCGGTCTCTCGGCCGGTGAAATCGACATGATTCTCCTGGCAACCTGCACAGGGGATATGCCCTTGCCTTCGACCGCTTGTCTCCTTCAGCACCGGCTGGGGGCGACCCGCGCAGCAGCCTGCGATATTTCCGCCGCCTGCTGTGGATTCGTCTATGCGCTCGGCCTGGCCGACGCCTATGTCCGAACCGGCATGCGACATGTTCTCGTCGTGGGATCGGAAGTGATGTCCGCGATCACCGATTGGACGGATCGCAATACCTGCATCCTGTTCGGGGACGGTGCCGGCGCAGTGGTCGTGAGTGCGTGTGAGGGAGAGCGCGGCGTCCTGTCCACCCAACTGCACTCGGACGGAAGTCTCTGTGATCTGATCGTCGTACCGGGCGGCGGGACGAGGATTCCTCCCTCCGAACAGATGTTGGCCGAGCGGTCGCAGTACATCAAGATGAAGGGCAACGAAACGTTCAAGGTGGCGGTGCGGACTCTTGAAGAGGTTGCGAGAGAGACCTTGGCGGCCCATCACCTATCCATCGACGACCTCGATCTGTACGTCCCTCACCAAGCCAATTTGCGCATCATCAAGGCCGTTGCCGATCGTCTCGGACTTCCGCTGGACAAAGTGATGTTGAACATGGATCGATACGGCAACACCTCCGCAGCCTCGATTCCCATTGCGCTGGACGAGGCGGTGCGGGAAGGACGGGTGAGGGACGGACAGTTGGTGATGTTGGGGGCTTTCGGGGCCGGTTTGACCTGGGCCTCGGCCTTGATTCGCTGGTAA
- a CDS encoding Phosphate:acyl-ACP acyltransferase PlsX, whose translation MKIAVDAMGGDHGPAPVIEGAMQAAQELGVGVTLVGKEDELAAACRKLHCTDQRITIHHAPQVVEMHESPAAVARKKRDSSIWVATELVKSGLADAVVSPGNTGASMVAAFFVLGLTKGVERPAIATMLPTLTGSAVMLDVGANVDCTARHLEQFALMGNEFAKHLYAKPNPRIGLLSIGEEDTKGNEVTKEAFKLLKASPLNFIGNIEGREVYSGSADVVVCDGFIGNVALKISEGVAEVIKKLLMKEISGSWLGRLAYPLIASPLLNLKRKIDYAEFGGAPLLGVNGTTMICHGRSSAKAIKNAIRRAKGLAESRLDELIQRDIEESLARHQDERPEGKQA comes from the coding sequence ATGAAGATTGCCGTCGATGCGATGGGCGGAGACCATGGGCCGGCCCCGGTCATTGAGGGGGCGATGCAGGCTGCTCAGGAATTGGGCGTCGGCGTTACCCTGGTCGGGAAGGAAGACGAACTGGCCGCCGCTTGTCGGAAACTCCATTGCACCGATCAACGCATTACGATCCACCACGCGCCGCAGGTGGTGGAGATGCACGAATCGCCGGCGGCAGTGGCACGAAAGAAGCGGGATTCATCGATTTGGGTGGCAACCGAGCTCGTGAAGTCCGGTCTAGCCGATGCGGTGGTGAGTCCGGGGAATACCGGGGCCAGCATGGTGGCGGCGTTTTTTGTCCTTGGCCTCACCAAAGGGGTGGAGCGTCCGGCGATCGCTACGATGTTGCCCACATTGACGGGGAGCGCCGTGATGCTCGATGTCGGCGCCAATGTCGATTGTACCGCCCGGCATCTGGAACAATTCGCCTTGATGGGGAATGAATTCGCGAAGCATCTGTACGCCAAACCCAATCCGCGCATAGGGTTGTTGAGCATCGGAGAAGAAGACACCAAGGGCAATGAAGTCACTAAGGAGGCCTTCAAGCTGTTGAAGGCCAGCCCCTTGAATTTTATCGGCAACATTGAGGGGCGGGAAGTCTACAGCGGGAGCGCGGACGTGGTGGTCTGTGACGGGTTCATCGGCAACGTGGCCCTGAAAATCTCCGAAGGCGTCGCGGAGGTCATCAAGAAGCTGCTCATGAAGGAAATTTCCGGTTCCTGGCTCGGGCGGTTGGCCTACCCCTTGATTGCATCGCCCTTGCTGAACCTGAAGCGCAAGATCGACTACGCCGAGTTCGGCGGCGCCCCACTGCTTGGCGTGAACGGCACGACCATGATCTGCCACGGCCGTTCATCGGCCAAGGCCATCAAGAATGCCATTCGTCGTGCCAAGGGGTTGGCCGAGAGCCGTTTGGATGAATTGATCCAACGCGATATCGAGGAGAGCCTCGCGCGCCATCAGGACGAACGACCGGAAGGGAAGCAGGCGTGA
- a CDS encoding LSU ribosomal protein L32p: MANPKHKHSRARRDKRRTAKTRLVPPGFSVCPQCHELKLPHYTCMNCGTYKGKAVIAVEES; this comes from the coding sequence ATGGCAAATCCAAAACATAAACATTCACGGGCTCGGCGGGACAAGCGGCGGACGGCCAAGACGAGGCTGGTTCCTCCCGGATTTTCGGTCTGTCCTCAGTGCCACGAATTGAAGTTGCCGCACTATACCTGCATGAATTGCGGGACCTATAAGGGGAAGGCGGTCATCGCCGTCGAGGAATCCTAA
- a CDS encoding SSU ribosomal protein S18p, protein MERTERGAGGGGGGGRFFQRRKPCRFCVDKAPIDFKDIGLLRNFLTERGRIVPRRISGNCLQHQRVLTVAVKRARHIALVSFAEER, encoded by the coding sequence ATGGAACGGACAGAACGAGGCGCCGGTGGCGGAGGAGGAGGCGGTCGGTTTTTCCAGCGCCGCAAACCCTGCCGATTTTGCGTGGACAAAGCACCGATCGACTTCAAGGACATCGGCCTATTGCGGAACTTTCTGACGGAGCGTGGTCGGATCGTGCCGCGCCGTATTTCCGGGAACTGCCTGCAGCATCAGCGGGTGCTGACGGTGGCGGTCAAACGGGCGCGTCATATCGCGCTGGTCAGTTTCGCCGAAGAACGATAG
- a CDS encoding Single-stranded DNA-binding protein: MAGFNKVILVGNLTRNPELRYTPSGTPVASFGLATSRRFKQADELKEEVCFIDIVVFGKQAEHCGQYLSKGNGVIVDGRLQQRRWETEDGQKRSKHEVVAQGVTFLPKRGETGGDGSAHEEPSYEDEQF, encoded by the coding sequence TTGGCGGGGTTCAATAAGGTCATTCTGGTCGGGAATCTGACCCGCAATCCCGAGTTGCGTTATACGCCGAGCGGGACACCGGTGGCGAGCTTCGGTTTGGCGACGAGCCGGCGGTTCAAGCAGGCGGATGAACTCAAGGAAGAAGTCTGCTTCATCGACATCGTCGTGTTCGGCAAGCAAGCGGAACATTGCGGACAGTACCTGAGCAAGGGCAACGGGGTGATCGTCGACGGCCGGCTCCAGCAGCGTCGGTGGGAGACGGAGGACGGTCAAAAACGCAGCAAGCACGAAGTCGTGGCGCAGGGAGTCACCTTTCTGCCGAAACGGGGTGAGACCGGCGGGGACGGCAGTGCACATGAAGAACCCTCATACGAAGACGAACAGTTCTAG
- a CDS encoding SSU ribosomal protein S6p, with protein MELYESLFIIRPSLSDEETSALIEKMKGVVTKNGASLVRAENWGRKKLAYEIKRERKGTYVYFYFQGRGTVVGELERSYRLEDSIIKFLTVKLEQEPAPPRGAAVAAPQGATVGGVQ; from the coding sequence ATGGAGCTCTACGAGTCTCTGTTCATTATTCGTCCGTCGCTAAGCGACGAAGAGACATCTGCACTGATCGAAAAGATGAAAGGCGTCGTCACCAAGAACGGCGCGTCCCTCGTGCGGGCCGAGAATTGGGGCCGCAAGAAGCTCGCGTACGAGATCAAGCGTGAGCGAAAGGGGACCTACGTCTATTTTTATTTCCAGGGGCGGGGGACGGTGGTCGGCGAACTGGAACGTTCCTATCGGCTCGAAGACTCGATCATCAAGTTCCTCACCGTGAAATTAGAACAGGAGCCTGCTCCGCCGCGAGGTGCGGCTGTGGCAGCGCCGCAAGGAGCGACCGTTGGCGGGGTTCAATAA